From the Glutamicibacter halophytocola genome, the window GGGTCAGGACGCGTTCGACGGTGCTGCGGAGAATGCCGAGGTGGTAGCTCATTCGGTGTTCGCACTGGCGGCGTAGTCGTGTTGGGCGGTCCTGGGGCCGAGGCAAGGCCTGTCTTGAATGCCTTGACTTTGGATCAAGCTCGCGAGGTTGTTTCATATGCCATCCGGGCTGCGGGCATTACCTGCTCGCGCGCTGGCGCCAATCCACCGAATGCGGTTGAGCTTGGCATGCTACTGGGCAACTAGCCGATCGCGCCTAGCGGGGTGCCTGTTCATAGCGGCCCGGTTCGACAATCGAACCGGGCCGCTTGGTTCTTTTTAGGCAACAGGGTTCCAGAGCCGCCGGGACTCCAGGTACCAGAAGTAGGCGAATAGCCCGATCTGGAACCACTCGACGATGAACAGGGCTTCGTCAACGCCAGCGACAAGCAGAATCGGCCAGGCGACCAAGCCCAGCGCCATCAGTCCCAGGATGATCCGATAGCGGTTCGGGGAACCGCCGCTGGTGTCTTGATGGCACATTGGCGCGTGGCCCAGATGGCTGGCAATGGCGATGCCCATGGAGAAGATCAACAAGAACGCAGCGCTGGCATGAACCCAGGCGAAGGTTTTTCCTTCGAAGGCACGCCAGATCAATAGCAGGATGAAGACCGCGAGCAGGCCGGTGCTGATCCATCCCAAGGCCCTGGTCAACGCGCTGTGCATGAGCGCTTTGTGCGGCCAGTTGCTAGTTCTGATGCCCAGCCAGACGAATGCGGCGCTAACGATCAATACGGCAACGATGGCTACGCGGACCGAAAGGATCAACTTGCCCTGTTCGGCCGGTGCAAGCGTGGCCAGGGTTTCGCCCAGCCTGGTGGGAACCAGCGCGACAAACATGGCGTAGAACCCGGCCAGATTCAGCGCATAGTCCTCCAGGGCTTCGCCGCTGTACACCACCAGCAATGCTCCGGTAGTCACGAGCATGGCGACAAACAGGTCTCGCGCTGGGCCCAAGTAGTAGGAGCTGAGCGAGTCTTCGATCCGCTGGTTGACGATTCCGTAAATGACGATGGCCACCACCAAAAGCAGGGGAACGACGAGCAGCATGAGGCGCACGTAGCGCAGGGTATCGCGACCTTGGAAGCGTTCAGCAGGTGGGAGCATATCAGCATTCTGTAATGCGGGCACTGGTTTTGGGAAAGAGGCTTGCCCAGCCAGGAAAGATCTTCAGCGAATTCGATGGTTTAGGACTTGGCCATTATCCGCTGGCCTGGCTTGTGGAAGCCTGCGCATCCATCCGCAGCGAATATTGCAGCAAGCCAAACTGTCGGTATCGATTGACATGATCATTGAAGAGTCAATAAAGGCTCCGGTTGCACCTGGGGCTGTCATCCGTTTAGGTCAATCGTCATCGCAGAGCGTTGTGTTCTGCCGTCACTCGAAGGAAGCACTCATGAGCATCCATACACCGATGGATCCCGGAACTCCGATTCCGTCTCCATCCCCGAAGTCCACCGCTGGACGAGGCCTGGGCATCGCGGCCCTGGTGATCGCAATTGTTGCGCTCGTCTTGTGCTGGGTCCCGATCGTCAACAACGTTGCAGCCATCCTGGGCGTTGTCGCACTCGTCTTGGGCCTCGTATCCCTGGTCATCGCGCTCAAGCGCAAAGGCAGCAAGGGACTGGGAATCGCTTCAAGCGTTATCGCCATTGTTGCCATTGTTTTGGTGTTTGTCACCCAGTCCTTCTATGTCAAGGCCATCGACGAGGTCACCAGTGGCATCGAGGATGCTGCCGATGGTGAAGTTGCCGCTCCGGCTGAAGTGGTAGAACAGGCCGAGGACGAATCCCAGGTTCTTGCCCTCGGCGAGGCCGCGACGGTCGGCGACTACTCGGTCAACGTCAGCACGGTGAACCTGGATGCTGGCAAGGCGATTGCCAAGGTCAATGAGTTCAATGAGAAGGCGAAGGGCCAATACGTGCTCGTCGATATTTCCGTCGTCTACAACGGCGATGAAGAAGGCGATGCCTGGTTGGACTTGAACCCGGAACTTGTTGGTTCAGACGCGAGCATTTATGACACCAGCACCGCCATGGTGGTGCCGGCCAAGCCGGCAACGGATGCGCCTACGCTGTCCAAGGGCGGCAAAGCCAGCTACCAGGTGGTCTTTGACGTCCCCGCAGAAGCCGTGGCTGACGCCAAGATCAGAATGACCGAAACCATGTCCTTCAACGACGAATCGGTGCTTTGGGCGACTAAATAACCCAGCGTAAGCAGCGCACGCAACTCAGGCCCCATGCCCCGATAACGGGTTATGGGGCCTGGGCTTTTAATGCATCCGAAAACGATGTGATCAGCGCGATCCTCATGCCCCGATTTGAAGCGAACTTGGACTCGGGCCCATCCGGGGTCGACCTGGTGATTACCGCCAAGGATGCGATCGATGTTCAAACGCCCAAGGGCAAAGTGCCGGCCAAAACTGCACGAAGAGCATCACTGAATGTGGTTCCGGTGGTGGCGCTCGCCGGAACATTGGGCAGGGGCTGCCGCGACGTGCAGGACATCGGCATTGGCGCCATTGCATCGATCAGGCCGATTCCGGTGACGTTGCAGGAAGCGGCGGCTCGACTGAGCCCGCGCGCTGCGTGGTAGCTGGGATACACCTCAGGCGTGCTGATCGCCCTGGTTATTGGGGCTGGTCAACACGCCTGGCGGTGGTCTGCCGGAGCCTAGAACTGAATGGCGGCTACGGCTCGAACAGCGCGAGCTGCTTCGGCGCCCTTCTTGAGGAAGTGCTCGAAGTAGAAGTTCTGGTGCTCATCGTTGGAGTGGAAGTGGTGCGGGGTCAGGCTGACCGAGAAGGTTGGCACATCGGTATCCAGCTGAACGCGCATCAGTCCGTCGACCACTGCTTGGGCAACAAAATCGTGGCGGTAGATGCCGCCATCGACGACCAGCGCCGCAGCGACAATCGCATCATATTTTCCGGTCTTGGCCAGGCGCTGCGCCTGCAATGGCATTTCGTAGGCACCTGGAACGCTGATGGTTTCGATGGTGTACTCGGTCCCGGAGGCGTCCATGTCTGCGGTGAATCCGGCTAGTGCCTGATCGACGATATCTGCGTGCCAGCTGGCCTTGATGAAGGCGACCTTCAATGGGTTGCTCATGAATTTCTCTCTATTCCTAGTCTTAAAGTTCAGTTCCTATGGCCCTAGCCTAGTGACCAGCGACCAGCTGGCTTAATAGCCCGGCGAAACGGCGTAACTATTACCGTATTTAGCGCCAGCCGAGTTTCGGGGCGACGTGGGTGAGGATCGACTCGATGACGTGGGCGTTGTACTCGACACCCAGTTGGTTGGGAACGGTCAGCAATAAGGTGTCGGCCGCAGCGATGGCTTCATCTTCGGCCAGCTTCTTGGCCAGTTCATCAGGTTCGCCGGCATAGGACTTTCCGAAGACCGCACGGGTTTTCTCATCGATATTGCCGATCTGATCCGAGCTGTAGCGGTCGCGGCCAAAGTACTGCCAGTCCCGCTCGTCGGTGAGCGCAAAGATGCTTCGGCTCACCGAGACGCGTGGTTCGCGCTCGTGGCCGGCTTCTTTCCAGGCATCGCGGTAGAGCTGGATCTGCTCCGCCTGCTGGACATGGAAGGGCTTTCCGGATTCGTCATCCTTCAACGTGGAGCTTTGCAGGTTCATGCCCAGTTTGGCAGCCCAGACGGCGGTGGCGTTGGATCCCGAACCCCACCAGATCCGATCGCGCAAAGTCTCCGAATGCGGTTCGATGCGCAACAGGCCCGGCGGATTGGGGAACATCGGATTGGGGCTTGGCTGGGCGAACCCTTCGCCGGAGAGGACTTCGAGCAGGCGCTCTGTGTGGCGTCGGCCCATATCCGCATCGGATTCGCCGTCTTCCGGCTCGAATCCGAAGTGGCGCCACCCGTCGATGACCTGCTCGGGCGAGCCTCGGCTGATGCCCAGCTGCAGACGGCGATTGGAAATCAGGTCTGCTGATCCGGCGTCCTCGGCCATATACAGGGGATTCTCGTAGCGCATGTCGATCACGCCGGTGCCAATTTCAATGCGATTGGTCCGGGCGCCGATGGCGGCTAATAGCGGGAACGGCGAGGCATATTGCTGAGCGAAATGGTGCACCCGGAAATAGGCCCCATCCGCGCCGAGCTCTTCGGCGGCGACCGCGAGGTCGATGGCCTGCAGCAGCGCGTCCGAGGCGCTGCGCGTGCCGGACTGGGGATGGTCGGTCCAGTGACCGAAGGACAAGAATC encodes:
- a CDS encoding DUF4352 domain-containing protein, with amino-acid sequence MSIHTPMDPGTPIPSPSPKSTAGRGLGIAALVIAIVALVLCWVPIVNNVAAILGVVALVLGLVSLVIALKRKGSKGLGIASSVIAIVAIVLVFVTQSFYVKAIDEVTSGIEDAADGEVAAPAEVVEQAEDESQVLALGEAATVGDYSVNVSTVNLDAGKAIAKVNEFNEKAKGQYVLVDISVVYNGDEEGDAWLDLNPELVGSDASIYDTSTAMVVPAKPATDAPTLSKGGKASYQVVFDVPAEAVADAKIRMTETMSFNDESVLWATK
- a CDS encoding glycerate kinase, whose translation is MPRFEANLDSGPSGVDLVITAKDAIDVQTPKGKVPAKTARRASLNVVPVVALAGTLGRGCRDVQDIGIGAIASIRPIPVTLQEAAARLSPRAAW
- a CDS encoding LLM class flavin-dependent oxidoreductase, whose protein sequence is MKNIGFLSFGHWTDHPQSGTRSASDALLQAIDLAVAAEELGADGAYFRVHHFAQQYASPFPLLAAIGARTNRIEIGTGVIDMRYENPLYMAEDAGSADLISNRRLQLGISRGSPEQVIDGWRHFGFEPEDGESDADMGRRHTERLLEVLSGEGFAQPSPNPMFPNPPGLLRIEPHSETLRDRIWWGSGSNATAVWAAKLGMNLQSSTLKDDESGKPFHVQQAEQIQLYRDAWKEAGHEREPRVSVSRSIFALTDERDWQYFGRDRYSSDQIGNIDEKTRAVFGKSYAGEPDELAKKLAEDEAIAAADTLLLTVPNQLGVEYNAHVIESILTHVAPKLGWR
- a CDS encoding 6,7-dimethyl-8-ribityllumazine synthase; amino-acid sequence: MSNPLKVAFIKASWHADIVDQALAGFTADMDASGTEYTIETISVPGAYEMPLQAQRLAKTGKYDAIVAAALVVDGGIYRHDFVAQAVVDGLMRVQLDTDVPTFSVSLTPHHFHSNDEHQNFYFEHFLKKGAEAARAVRAVAAIQF